A window of the Juglans microcarpa x Juglans regia isolate MS1-56 chromosome 5D, Jm3101_v1.0, whole genome shotgun sequence genome harbors these coding sequences:
- the LOC121265667 gene encoding disease resistance protein RUN1-like, whose protein sequence is MKKIITSSTTPRWKHDIFFSFYGKDTRKSFTDHLYVGLKRKGILVFKDDKTLKRGEFISKELLKAIRESIYAIIIISKNYASFKWCLMELAAIVEWAKKTELTILPIFYHVNPSDIRNLTVSFEKAFAAHKNNPKVGVKKMQKWKNAFREVGNIAGWVVHDSYESALIQEISRNISRKLNCRFSRHDYEKFVAINSRVEEMLNLMDMESNDVRFIGIHGMGGVGIILDDVDGEKQLMALSGSPDWFGPGTRMIITCRDSHLLRTHEVNDIYEVEQLQIDEALQLFSLSAFKKTQPTENYKDLSMDFVNYAQGLPLALKVLGSFLFGRTIVAWRSARNQLEAIPNKEIMNILQISFEGLEDLQKELFLDMACLFQRHRLDNMFCRH, encoded by the exons atgaaaaaaatcataacctCTTCCACAACACCTCGATGGAAGCatgatattttctttagtttctatGGTAAAGACACTCGTAAGAGTTTTACGGATCATCTATATGTTGGTTTAAAACGGAAAGGCATTCTCGTCTTCAAGGATGACAAAACACTCAAGCGAGGAGAATTCATTTCTAAAGAGCTTTTGAAAGCAATTCGAGAATCCATATACGCAATCATCATTATTTCGAAAAACTATGCATCTTTCAAATGGTGCCTCATGGAACTTGCCGCGATCGTTGAATGGGCTAAGAAGACGGAGCTCACAATTTTGCCCATTTTCTATCACGTGAATCCTTCTGATATAAGAAATCTGACAGTGTCTTTTGAAAAAGCTTTCGCTGCCCATAAAAACAACCCCAAGGTTGGCGTCAAGAAGATGCAGAAGTGGAAAAATGCTTTCCGAGAAGTCGGCAATATTGCCGGATGGGTTGTACATGACAG TTACGAATCAGCGTTGATCCAAGAAATTAGTAGAAATATATCTCGTAAGTTGAATTGTAGATTCTCACGTCATGATTACGAGAAATTTGTTGCTATTAACTCTCGTGTAGAAGAAATGCTGAACTTAATGGATATGGAATCAAATGATGTTCGCTTCATAGGAATTCATGGGATGGGTGGCGTTG GTATCATCCTTGATGATGTGGATGGTGAAAAACAACTAATGGCATTATCAGGGAGTCCGGATTGGTTTGGTCCAGGGACTAGGATGATTATAACATGTAGAGATAGTCATCTGTTGAGAACACATGAAGTGAATGATATCTATGAGGTTGAGCAGCTTCAAATTGATGAAGCATTGCAACTCTTTAGTTTGTCGGCCTTCAAGAAAACCCAACCTACAGAGAATTACAAGGATCtatctatggattttgtgaattATGCTCAAGGTCTTCCTTTAGCTCTTAAAGTATTGGGTTCCTTCTTATTTGGGAGAACGATAGTTGCCTGGAGAAGTGCTAGGAATCAACTAGAGGCAATTCCtaataaagaaattatgaatATACTTCAAATAAGTTTTGAGGGGCTAGAGGATTTGCAGAAAGAGTTGTTCTTGGATATGGCATGTTTGTTCCAACGACACAGGCTAGATAACATGTTTTGCAGACATTAG